In Flavobacterium endoglycinae, one DNA window encodes the following:
- the def gene encoding peptide deformylase, whose amino-acid sequence MILPIVGYGDPVLRKVGTAITPDYPNLIETLANMYETMYNASGVGLAAPQVGLPIRIFVIDTTPFSDDEDLPANEQKDLKGFKRTFINAKIVKEEGEEWSFNEGCLSIPDVREDVYRKPTVTIEYCEEDFVMKTEVFDGLIARVIQHEYDHIEGILFTDKISSLKKRLIQKKLKNITEGKTFQDYRMKFAAAKKGR is encoded by the coding sequence ATGATTTTACCAATTGTAGGATATGGTGATCCTGTTTTAAGAAAAGTAGGTACGGCAATAACACCCGATTATCCAAACCTTATAGAAACGTTAGCAAACATGTATGAAACCATGTACAATGCTTCAGGAGTTGGACTTGCTGCACCGCAGGTAGGTTTGCCAATTCGCATTTTTGTTATAGACACAACACCTTTTAGTGATGATGAGGATTTACCAGCAAACGAACAAAAGGATTTAAAAGGTTTTAAAAGAACTTTTATCAATGCTAAAATCGTTAAAGAAGAAGGTGAGGAGTGGAGTTTTAACGAAGGATGTTTAAGTATTCCAGATGTCCGCGAAGATGTGTACAGAAAACCTACCGTTACTATTGAATATTGTGAAGAAGATTTTGTAATGAAAACTGAAGTTTTTGACGGTTTGATTGCAAGAGTTATTCAACACGAATACGATCATATAGAAGGAATTTTATTTACAGATAAAATATCGTCTTTGAAAAAGCGTTTGATTCAGAAAAAATTAAAAAATATCACTGAAGGCAAAACGTTTCAAGACTACAGAATGAAATTTGCTGCTGCTAAAAAAGGCAGATAA
- a CDS encoding malate:quinone oxidoreductase has protein sequence MPDNTIRSSSDVVLIGAGIMSATLGVILKELQPDIQIEIYERLDVAAAESSDAWNNAGTGHSAFCELNYTPEKPDGSIDPKKAISIAESFEISRQFWAYLVEQKKVPSPENFIKSVPHMSFVWGDKNVEYLKKRFEALQSNPIFADMTFSTDPEQLKEWMPLVMEGRDEGEKLAATHMEMGTDVNFGALTRSMFNYLEKLDGVKLFFNHEVKKLRQREDKSWRIKITDIATGQKRKAYPKFVFIGAGGGSLPLLEKANVPEGHGYGGFPVSGQWLKCTNPEVIAKHQAKVYGKASVGAPPMSVPHIDTRVIDGEKALLFGPFAGFSTRFLKNGSYLDLPLSIKANNLIPMLSAGYHNIPLTKYLIEQVRQSPKDRMKALREYLPTARSKDWKLERAGQRVQVIKKDEKEGGVLEFGTEVINTHDGTLAVLLGASPGASTAVAIMIDLISRCFTNQIKTPEWEAKMKQMIPSYGRTLNDKPELLAEVRKHTAEVLKIK, from the coding sequence ATGCCTGACAATACAATACGTTCCAGTAGTGATGTAGTGCTTATTGGAGCTGGAATTATGAGTGCAACTCTTGGAGTTATTCTGAAAGAGCTGCAACCGGATATACAAATTGAAATCTACGAAAGATTAGATGTTGCAGCAGCCGAAAGTTCAGATGCTTGGAATAATGCCGGAACCGGACATTCTGCTTTTTGTGAACTTAATTACACGCCTGAAAAGCCTGACGGAAGTATTGATCCTAAAAAAGCAATCAGTATTGCAGAATCTTTTGAAATTTCACGTCAGTTTTGGGCATATCTTGTAGAACAGAAAAAAGTTCCATCTCCTGAAAATTTTATAAAAAGCGTTCCTCACATGAGTTTTGTTTGGGGAGATAAAAACGTTGAATACCTTAAAAAGAGATTTGAAGCACTTCAAAGTAATCCAATTTTTGCTGACATGACTTTCAGTACAGATCCTGAGCAGTTAAAAGAGTGGATGCCGCTTGTGATGGAAGGCAGAGATGAAGGAGAAAAATTAGCCGCAACTCACATGGAAATGGGAACAGATGTTAATTTTGGAGCTCTTACCAGAAGTATGTTTAATTACCTTGAGAAATTAGATGGGGTTAAATTATTCTTCAATCACGAAGTAAAGAAATTAAGACAGCGCGAAGATAAATCGTGGAGAATTAAAATAACCGATATTGCAACCGGACAAAAACGAAAAGCATATCCAAAATTTGTCTTTATTGGAGCTGGTGGCGGTTCATTACCATTGTTGGAAAAAGCAAATGTACCAGAAGGACACGGTTATGGAGGTTTCCCTGTAAGCGGTCAATGGTTAAAATGTACCAACCCTGAAGTTATCGCAAAACACCAGGCAAAAGTATATGGAAAAGCAAGTGTGGGCGCTCCGCCAATGTCTGTTCCGCATATTGATACACGTGTAATTGATGGCGAAAAAGCGCTTCTTTTCGGACCTTTCGCAGGATTCTCAACACGTTTCCTTAAAAATGGATCGTATTTAGATTTACCTTTATCGATAAAAGCAAATAACTTAATTCCGATGTTATCTGCTGGATATCATAATATTCCTCTAACGAAATATTTAATTGAGCAAGTGCGTCAGTCCCCAAAAGACAGAATGAAAGCACTTCGCGAATATCTGCCTACAGCACGTTCAAAAGACTGGAAACTGGAAAGAGCAGGACAACGTGTTCAGGTAATTAAAAAAGACGAAAAAGAAGGCGGCGTTTTAGAATTTGGTACAGAAGTAATTAATACACATGACGGAACTTTAGCTGTTTTATTAGGAGCTTCTCCGGGTGCTTCAACAGCTGTAGCGATTATGATTGATTTAATCAGCAGATGTTTTACCAATCAAATTAAAACCCCAGAATGGGAAGCCAAAATGAAACAAATGATTCCTTCTTATGGTAGAACATTAAACGATAAACCTGAACTTTTAGCAGAAGTAAGAAAACATACGGCAGAGGTTTTAAAAATAAAATAA
- the ruvX gene encoding Holliday junction resolvase RuvX: MPRILSIDYGQKRTGIAVTDEMQIIASGLTTIPTHTLIDFLKDYFVKEKVEAVLIGEPKQMNGQPSESASVINGFVTHFSNIFPDMKVIRVDERFTSKMAFQTMIDSGLSKKQRQNKGLIDEISATIMLQDYLSSNRF, translated from the coding sequence ATGCCAAGAATTCTTTCTATAGACTACGGACAAAAACGCACAGGAATTGCTGTTACTGACGAAATGCAGATCATAGCATCTGGTTTAACCACAATTCCAACACATACTTTAATAGACTTCTTAAAAGATTATTTCGTTAAAGAAAAAGTAGAAGCAGTTTTAATTGGTGAGCCCAAGCAAATGAACGGACAGCCATCTGAAAGTGCATCAGTGATTAATGGATTTGTAACTCATTTTTCAAATATTTTTCCAGATATGAAAGTAATTCGAGTAGATGAACGCTTTACTTCAAAAATGGCATTTCAAACTATGATAGATAGTGGACTTAGTAAAAAACAGCGCCAAAATAAAGGGCTGATTGATGAAATTTCCGCAACAATTATGCTTCAAGACTATCTTTCTTCTAATCGATTCTGA
- a CDS encoding FUSC family protein, producing MFDRISKFTNSTSFLNASKVTIASVVPVLVLNFLDHFEIGFTIALGAFYTYPSDIPSSLSHKIKGLIVASLIVSGVNLLVNLAYPYPVLFYPFLGFLLFLCSMISVYGQRATLVSFSALLSISLSFGHLHQGLEALQYSSYIFIGGILYLIVSLIFHFVQPYKYIELQIAEGIKLTAKYLKLRGDLWSPEANREKIIEKQLAIQVDLNLIHEDLRKMLIGNQNTSGTTSQNRKMLLVFITLVEIQELALYTSFDHSKLHEKFAKHPDVLRTYQNVAYKLASTLKKLSKNVHHIAVYVDKNDLKNELDALEFAIFDYEKTLGREEVAEGVLMLTNMLKYAKNQVGKIKIIQRALSLAMQSYKLKDKDKELEKFLTPQYYPIRTLIENLSYSSSIFRHSLRLTITILVGLFIGEMLDLQNVYWILLTIVVIMRPGYGLTKERSYNRMFGTILGGLLAFGIVSVIQNHVALSIFSIVCMLLGISFTQINYKISATFVTMYVVFIYGILTPNVVEVIQFRILDTLTGATLAFIANQFLWPAWEFINTPIHLENSIRANKNYLKEIADFYNTKGEVPTSYRLSRKNAFVEIGNLMTSFQRMMQEPKSKQKTMPLVNKLVVLNHSLLSALASLSTYIQSHQTTSASESFNYIIKTILLNLEHSISILRNETIITDTFFDKEDVTLQFEELKRRNFNRLAADDELDKETRQAKMQEAQMVIEQLIWMSNLAEKILKITKELKATNPD from the coding sequence ATGTTTGATCGTATTTCAAAATTCACCAACAGTACTTCTTTTTTAAACGCATCAAAAGTCACTATTGCCTCTGTTGTGCCTGTGCTGGTTTTGAACTTTTTAGACCATTTTGAAATTGGTTTTACAATTGCCTTAGGTGCTTTTTATACGTATCCAAGTGATATTCCGAGTTCTTTAAGCCATAAAATAAAAGGGCTCATTGTAGCTTCTTTAATTGTTTCGGGAGTTAATTTATTGGTAAATCTTGCTTATCCTTATCCGGTTTTATTTTACCCGTTTTTAGGATTTCTATTATTTTTATGTTCGATGATTTCGGTTTATGGGCAAAGAGCAACTTTGGTATCGTTTTCTGCTTTATTGTCTATTTCTCTTTCATTTGGACATTTACATCAAGGATTAGAGGCTTTACAATATTCTAGCTATATATTTATAGGTGGAATTTTATACTTAATTGTTTCTCTTATATTTCATTTTGTACAACCTTATAAATATATAGAACTACAAATTGCTGAAGGAATAAAATTGACCGCAAAGTATTTAAAACTAAGAGGCGATTTATGGAGTCCAGAAGCTAATCGTGAAAAGATTATTGAAAAGCAATTAGCAATACAAGTAGATCTTAATTTAATTCATGAGGATCTTCGTAAAATGCTAATTGGCAATCAAAACACATCTGGAACTACGAGCCAGAATCGTAAAATGCTTTTGGTGTTTATTACTTTGGTAGAAATTCAGGAGCTGGCACTTTATACTTCATTTGACCATAGTAAGCTTCACGAGAAATTTGCCAAACATCCTGATGTTCTGCGCACGTATCAAAATGTCGCTTATAAACTGGCGTCTACTTTAAAGAAACTTTCAAAAAACGTACATCATATAGCAGTATATGTTGACAAGAACGATCTTAAAAATGAATTAGACGCTCTAGAATTTGCGATTTTTGATTATGAAAAAACGTTAGGAAGAGAAGAAGTTGCAGAAGGAGTTTTGATGCTGACCAATATGCTGAAATATGCTAAAAATCAAGTTGGTAAAATCAAGATTATTCAGCGTGCTTTATCGCTCGCTATGCAGTCTTATAAACTGAAAGACAAAGATAAAGAGCTTGAAAAGTTCCTGACACCGCAATATTATCCCATCCGAACTTTAATTGAAAACCTTAGTTATTCTTCATCTATATTCAGACATTCGTTACGATTAACGATTACCATTTTAGTGGGTTTGTTTATTGGTGAAATGCTGGATTTACAAAACGTGTATTGGATTTTATTAACGATTGTTGTTATCATGCGTCCAGGTTATGGTTTAACCAAAGAACGTTCTTACAATCGTATGTTCGGAACTATCCTGGGCGGATTACTGGCTTTCGGAATTGTTTCTGTGATTCAAAATCATGTTGCTTTAAGTATTTTTTCAATTGTGTGTATGCTTCTCGGAATTTCATTCACGCAAATCAACTACAAAATCAGCGCTACTTTTGTAACCATGTATGTGGTTTTCATTTATGGAATTTTAACGCCAAATGTGGTTGAAGTGATTCAGTTTAGAATATTAGATACTCTTACTGGAGCTACTCTGGCTTTTATTGCTAATCAGTTTTTATGGCCGGCTTGGGAGTTTATCAATACCCCTATTCACTTGGAAAACTCGATAAGAGCCAATAAAAATTATCTAAAAGAGATTGCTGATTTTTATAATACAAAAGGAGAAGTACCAACTTCTTACCGCTTATCAAGAAAAAATGCTTTTGTTGAGATTGGAAATCTAATGACATCGTTTCAACGAATGATGCAGGAGCCTAAGTCTAAACAAAAAACAATGCCTTTGGTTAATAAACTTGTGGTTTTAAATCATTCGCTTTTATCGGCTTTAGCATCACTTTCAACTTATATTCAGTCGCATCAAACTACATCTGCATCAGAATCATTCAATTATATTATTAAAACGATTTTATTGAATTTAGAACATTCTATTTCAATTTTAAGAAATGAAACTATTATTACAGATACGTTTTTTGATAAAGAAGATGTAACGCTGCAATTTGAAGAATTAAAACGTAGAAATTTCAATCGTCTTGCTGCCGATGACGAACTGGATAAAGAAACCCGTCAGGCAAAAATGCAGGAAGCACAGATGGTAATCGAGCAGTTAATCTGGATGAGTAATCTAGCCGAAAAAATATTAAAAATTACGAAAGAACTAAAAGCAACAAATCCAGATTAA
- a CDS encoding Crp/Fnr family transcriptional regulator, which produces MSKCDQCIVRQLSSLKALNKDEVLKLASSKTTYSIKKGEAIFEEGDVTNGVFCVKDGVGKLSKLSANGKDQIVKLVKSGELLGQRSMISNEPANLSAKAIADMEVCFIPKSEIIHFFNHNNQFSLNLMQSVCEDLKESENNKIALVQKTVKQRLAETLLQLHDDFGENPDKTLKVQLTREELAGIIGTATESCIRLLSDFNKMELIELVGKKIMLKNVKALKKMAE; this is translated from the coding sequence ATGAGTAAATGTGATCAATGTATTGTAAGACAGCTTTCTTCGTTAAAAGCTCTTAACAAAGATGAAGTTTTGAAACTCGCTAGCAGTAAAACGACTTACTCTATTAAAAAAGGTGAAGCTATTTTTGAAGAAGGCGATGTTACTAATGGTGTTTTTTGCGTAAAAGATGGAGTTGGGAAACTTTCTAAATTAAGTGCTAATGGGAAAGACCAGATTGTAAAACTGGTAAAATCTGGTGAACTTTTAGGCCAGCGTTCTATGATTAGCAACGAACCTGCCAATTTATCTGCAAAAGCAATCGCCGATATGGAGGTTTGTTTTATTCCGAAATCAGAAATTATCCATTTTTTTAATCACAACAATCAATTCTCTTTGAACTTGATGCAATCTGTATGCGAGGATTTAAAAGAATCTGAGAATAACAAAATTGCTTTAGTCCAAAAAACGGTAAAACAACGTCTGGCTGAAACATTATTACAGCTTCATGATGATTTTGGTGAGAATCCTGATAAAACTTTAAAAGTACAGCTTACCAGAGAAGAACTTGCTGGAATAATTGGAACAGCAACCGAAAGCTGTATCCGTTTATTATCTGATTTTAATAAAATGGAATTGATTGAATTAGTGGGTAAAAAAATTATGCTTAAAAATGTAAAAGCATTAAAAAAAATGGCTGAATAA
- the mazG gene encoding nucleoside triphosphate pyrophosphohydrolase, whose amino-acid sequence MSKELQLKAFERLLIIMDELREQCPWDKKQTLQTLRHLTIEETYELGDAILDNDLNEVKKELGDLLLHIVFYAKIGSETNDFDIADVCNEICDKLIHRHPHIYSDTVVKDEEEVKQNWEKLKLKEGKKSVLEGVPRSLPALVKASRIQDKVKGVGFDWEEPHQVWDKVQEELEELQVEVKSGDQDKIEAEFGDVLFSMINYARFLNVNPEDALERTNKKFIKRFQYLESKASELGKPLADMTLAEMDVFWNEAKKQ is encoded by the coding sequence ATGAGCAAAGAACTTCAATTAAAAGCTTTCGAAAGATTATTAATTATTATGGATGAACTTCGTGAGCAATGTCCGTGGGATAAAAAGCAGACTTTGCAAACCCTTAGACATCTTACCATTGAGGAAACCTATGAATTAGGAGATGCTATTTTGGACAATGATTTAAATGAAGTGAAAAAAGAACTAGGAGACTTATTGCTCCATATTGTTTTTTATGCAAAAATAGGTTCAGAAACAAATGATTTCGATATTGCAGATGTTTGTAATGAGATTTGTGATAAATTGATTCATCGTCATCCTCATATTTATAGTGATACAGTGGTAAAAGACGAAGAAGAAGTAAAGCAAAACTGGGAAAAGCTAAAACTAAAAGAAGGGAAAAAATCAGTTTTAGAAGGAGTTCCAAGAAGCCTTCCTGCCTTGGTAAAAGCAAGCCGAATTCAGGACAAAGTAAAAGGTGTAGGTTTTGACTGGGAAGAACCACACCAAGTTTGGGATAAAGTTCAAGAAGAATTAGAAGAACTTCAAGTAGAAGTCAAATCTGGAGATCAGGATAAAATAGAGGCCGAATTTGGAGATGTATTATTCTCTATGATCAATTACGCCCGATTTTTAAATGTAAACCCAGAAGATGCCTTAGAACGCACAAATAAAAAATTTATTAAACGTTTTCAGTATCTTGAAAGTAAAGCAAGTGAATTAGGTAAACCTTTAGCAGATATGACTTTGGCAGAAATGGATGTTTTTTGGAACGAAGCTAAAAAGCAATAA
- a CDS encoding DUF5606 family protein, with translation MNLDKILAISGKPGLYVLKVQTRTGFVAESLLDGKKITVNLKSNVSLLSEISIYTYEGEKPLTEVMQKIAVKENKGQAISHKEDNATLNAYFKEILPEYDEERVYPSDIKKVLNWYNTLQAKGLVTDLAPAAAETPEEAPAAEEKPKKAPAAKKAKVKKEE, from the coding sequence ATGAATTTAGACAAAATTTTAGCCATTTCTGGGAAACCAGGTTTATATGTATTGAAAGTTCAGACTCGTACAGGTTTTGTGGCAGAATCATTATTAGACGGAAAAAAAATTACAGTAAACTTAAAAAGTAACGTAAGTTTATTATCAGAGATTTCAATTTATACATACGAAGGAGAAAAACCATTGACTGAAGTAATGCAGAAAATTGCAGTTAAAGAAAACAAAGGTCAGGCAATCTCTCACAAAGAAGATAATGCAACTTTGAACGCTTATTTTAAAGAAATTTTACCGGAATATGATGAAGAAAGAGTTTATCCTTCAGATATTAAAAAAGTATTAAACTGGTACAATACTCTACAAGCTAAAGGTTTAGTGACAGATTTAGCTCCTGCGGCTGCTGAAACTCCAGAAGAAGCTCCTGCTGCTGAAGAAAAACCAAAGAAAGCTCCGGCTGCTAAAAAAGCAAAAGTTAAAAAAGAAGAATAG